A stretch of the Bacillus sp. B-jedd genome encodes the following:
- the gnpA gene encoding 1,3-beta-galactosyl-N-acetylhexosamine phosphorylase, with amino-acid sequence MKQTRGRVTLPSEENFLAETKELMERWGADAIRDSDGTKLDDEIKQLDAKIYTTYFVARAHNDFAEKHMDECQQLYLMSTFNTAVSDTLEIGFMKGYFEEQLKPDYVHDPKKYWEVIDRTTGEVVDNNNWEVVEETNTVVIRNAVPWHEYTVSFLVFAIWDPTQMYNHITNDWGDKPHDIPFDVRHPNSNEYMSSYLKQWLKDNPDTDVVRFTTFFYHFTLVFNNLGKEKFVDWFGYGASVSVAALDAFEKEKGYRLRPEDIVDQGYYNTAFRVPTQAFLDYMDFVQKFVAAEAGKLVDLVHESGKEAMMFLGDNWIGTEPYGKYFKEIGLDAVVGSVGGGATLRMIADIPHVKYTEGRFLPYFFPDTFYEGNNPVIEANENWLTARRAILRNPVDRIGYGGYLSLAYKFPEFVDYIEHVTDEFRTIYDTIKNVKPHSGLKVAVLNSWGRLRTWQTHMVAHALWYKQIYSYLGVLESLSGASVDVEFISFDDVIEVGVPEGVDVIINAGDAMTAFSGGDVWKDERLVSNLRSWIFNGGGFVGIGEPTACQHQGHYFQLATAFGVDKELGFSLSTDKYFTTPVGEHFITADSTGLDFGESMKNIYALTEETEIIEYSDGEVHLASHPFGKGRTVYIAGLPYSEENTRLLLRSLYYAAGKEGEFMKWNASNIYCEVHYYPSIGKMAIVNNSAKEQTTLVFDGNGDSREVTLAPSEIRWEGTVNEQ; translated from the coding sequence ATCCGCGACAGCGACGGGACGAAGCTGGACGATGAGATCAAGCAGCTTGATGCAAAAATTTATACAACGTATTTTGTGGCGCGCGCCCATAATGATTTTGCCGAAAAACATATGGACGAGTGCCAGCAGCTATACTTGATGAGCACGTTCAACACGGCCGTTTCGGACACTCTCGAAATCGGGTTCATGAAAGGCTATTTCGAGGAGCAGCTGAAGCCGGATTACGTCCATGACCCGAAGAAATATTGGGAGGTCATCGACCGGACGACCGGTGAAGTTGTCGACAACAACAACTGGGAAGTGGTTGAAGAGACAAATACGGTTGTCATCCGCAATGCTGTTCCGTGGCATGAATACACCGTTTCCTTCCTCGTTTTTGCCATTTGGGATCCGACCCAGATGTACAACCATATTACGAACGACTGGGGCGACAAGCCGCATGACATTCCGTTCGATGTCCGGCATCCGAACTCAAACGAGTATATGAGCAGCTATCTGAAGCAGTGGTTGAAGGACAATCCCGATACGGATGTTGTCCGGTTCACGACGTTCTTTTACCATTTCACATTAGTGTTCAATAACCTTGGCAAAGAGAAGTTCGTTGACTGGTTTGGTTATGGGGCAAGTGTTTCGGTTGCCGCGCTGGATGCTTTTGAAAAGGAAAAGGGCTATCGCCTGAGGCCGGAGGATATCGTCGATCAGGGCTATTACAATACAGCGTTCCGGGTACCTACACAAGCGTTCCTCGATTACATGGACTTTGTGCAAAAATTCGTTGCAGCCGAGGCAGGGAAGCTTGTCGACCTTGTCCACGAAAGCGGCAAGGAAGCAATGATGTTTCTTGGCGACAATTGGATCGGCACCGAGCCGTACGGAAAGTACTTTAAGGAAATCGGCCTTGACGCGGTTGTCGGCAGTGTCGGCGGCGGCGCGACATTGCGGATGATTGCCGATATCCCTCATGTGAAATACACGGAAGGACGGTTCCTGCCATATTTCTTCCCGGATACGTTTTATGAAGGGAACAATCCGGTCATTGAAGCGAATGAAAACTGGCTGACGGCAAGGCGGGCAATCCTCAGGAATCCGGTTGACCGTATCGGCTATGGCGGCTATTTGAGCCTCGCCTATAAATTCCCTGAGTTTGTTGACTATATTGAACATGTAACAGACGAATTCAGGACGATTTACGACACCATAAAAAACGTCAAGCCACATTCCGGATTGAAGGTCGCTGTGCTCAATTCATGGGGCAGGCTGCGCACATGGCAAACCCATATGGTTGCACATGCCCTTTGGTATAAACAGATTTATTCGTATCTCGGCGTCCTTGAATCGCTGAGCGGAGCGTCTGTCGATGTCGAGTTTATCAGCTTTGATGATGTGATTGAGGTCGGTGTGCCAGAAGGCGTCGATGTCATCATCAATGCCGGTGATGCAATGACTGCCTTTTCCGGCGGCGATGTCTGGAAGGATGAAAGGCTCGTTTCGAACCTCAGGTCGTGGATTTTCAATGGCGGCGGCTTTGTCGGTATTGGCGAACCGACTGCCTGCCAGCATCAAGGCCATTATTTCCAGCTGGCAACGGCGTTCGGCGTTGATAAGGAGCTTGGGTTCAGTTTATCGACAGATAAATATTTCACGACTCCAGTCGGCGAGCATTTCATTACCGCGGACAGCACGGGATTGGATTTTGGTGAAAGTATGAAAAATATTTACGCGCTGACGGAAGAGACAGAGATCATCGAGTATTCCGATGGGGAAGTCCATCTTGCCAGCCATCCGTTCGGAAAAGGCCGCACCGTCTATATCGCCGGCCTGCCGTACAGCGAGGAAAATACGCGCCTCCTGCTCCGCTCGCTGTACTATGCGGCGGGTAAAGAAGGCGAGTTTATGAAATGGAATGCGAGCAATATTTATTGCGAGGTCCATTATTATCCTTCAATCGGCAAAATGGCGATTGTCAATAATTCGGCGAAGGAACAGACAACGCTTGTTTTCGATGGAAACGGCGACAGCCGCGAGGTCACTCTTGCGCCAAGTGAAATCAGGTGGGAGGGAACGGTGAATGAACAGTAA
- a CDS encoding DUF6903 family protein has protein sequence MNSKVLAVIKLVFFIVFVALIVIGQKKAGRMDFGIMLIGLAGLLGLLYDYNRKYV, from the coding sequence ATGAACAGTAAGGTGCTTGCTGTCATCAAATTAGTTTTTTTCATTGTGTTCGTCGCACTGATTGTCATTGGCCAAAAAAAGGCCGGGCGAATGGACTTTGGCATTATGCTGATCGGTTTGGCTGGGTTGCTTGGCCTTCTGTATGACTATAACAGGAAGTATGTGTAG